One Onthophagus taurus isolate NC chromosome 11, IU_Otau_3.0, whole genome shotgun sequence genomic window carries:
- the LOC111423693 gene encoding probable N-acetyltransferase san isoform X1: protein MTSTDRFRANIELGNVTPHNIKQLKQLNSVVFPVSYNDKFYKDVLEAGELAKLAYYNDIVVGAVCCRIDTSEKSRRLYIMTLGCLYPYRRLGIGTMMVEHVLNYVKKDGNFDSIFLHVQVNNEGAIDFYKKFGFEIVETKKHYYKRIEPADAHVLQKNLRSASPQVNGTH, encoded by the exons ATGACGAG TACGGATCGTTTTAGGGCCAATATCGAATTAGGAAACGTCACTCCACACAATATCAAACAACTAAAGCAGTTAAACAGCGTTGTTTTCCCGGTTTCTTACAATGATAAATTCTATAAGGACGTCTTAGAAGCGGGCGAACTGGCCAAACTTGCTTACTACAATGATATAGTAGTTGGTGCTGTTTGCTGTCGAATAGACACTTCAGAAAAAAGCAGAAGATTATACATCATGACTTTAGGGTGTTTATACCCCTACAGACGGCTAGGAATCGGAACTATGATGGTAGAACATGTTTTGAATTACGTTAAAAAAGATGGGAACTTTGATAGCATCTTCTT aCATGTGCAGGTGAATAATGAAGGGGCAATAGATTTCTACAAAAAGTTTGGTTTTGAGATTGTTGAAACGAAAAAGCATTATTACAAGAGAATCGAACCTGCAGATGCTCATGTCCTGCAAAAGAACTTGCGTAGCGCGTCGCCACAAGTTAATGGGACACACTGA
- the LOC111423693 gene encoding probable N-acetyltransferase san isoform X2, whose product MTRANIELGNVTPHNIKQLKQLNSVVFPVSYNDKFYKDVLEAGELAKLAYYNDIVVGAVCCRIDTSEKSRRLYIMTLGCLYPYRRLGIGTMMVEHVLNYVKKDGNFDSIFLHVQVNNEGAIDFYKKFGFEIVETKKHYYKRIEPADAHVLQKNLRSASPQVNGTH is encoded by the exons ATGACGAG GGCCAATATCGAATTAGGAAACGTCACTCCACACAATATCAAACAACTAAAGCAGTTAAACAGCGTTGTTTTCCCGGTTTCTTACAATGATAAATTCTATAAGGACGTCTTAGAAGCGGGCGAACTGGCCAAACTTGCTTACTACAATGATATAGTAGTTGGTGCTGTTTGCTGTCGAATAGACACTTCAGAAAAAAGCAGAAGATTATACATCATGACTTTAGGGTGTTTATACCCCTACAGACGGCTAGGAATCGGAACTATGATGGTAGAACATGTTTTGAATTACGTTAAAAAAGATGGGAACTTTGATAGCATCTTCTT aCATGTGCAGGTGAATAATGAAGGGGCAATAGATTTCTACAAAAAGTTTGGTTTTGAGATTGTTGAAACGAAAAAGCATTATTACAAGAGAATCGAACCTGCAGATGCTCATGTCCTGCAAAAGAACTTGCGTAGCGCGTCGCCACAAGTTAATGGGACACACTGA